One Gossypium hirsutum isolate 1008001.06 chromosome A11, Gossypium_hirsutum_v2.1, whole genome shotgun sequence genomic window carries:
- the LOC107901898 gene encoding uncharacterized protein, with protein MAVSPCLSANDQKKHWWVSNRKLVEKYVKDARCLMATQEQSEMASALNLLDAALALSPRFEIALELKARCLLYLRRFKDVADMLQDYIPSIKISSDDSASLSSDNSSQPLSRERVNLLRPPNSQDPSFKCFSVSDLKKKVMAGMSKNCDKEGQWRYLVLGQACCQLGLMEDAMVLLQTGKRLASAAFRRESICRSDDSFSLPTTITTSDISSAATTPPSTPPRNPTSLSEFQNISHHLSHIKFLLRRRTAAIAALDAGLYSEAIRHFSKIVDGRRLAPQGFLAECYMHRASAYKASGRIAESISDCNKTLALDPTCIQALDTRASLLETIRCLPDCLHDLEHLKLLFNSILRDRKLPGPVWKRHNVRYREIPGKLCALTTKIQQLKQRVASGETANVDYYALIGLRRGCSRSELERAHLLLCLRHKPDKATNFIDSCEFADERDVDSVKDRAKMSALLLYRLLQKGYSSVMSTIMDEEAAEKRRKKATVQVPQTQNSSSNLDPESTLAYSVNSSNASDCDGRVNPSENETTTSSTNAFQGVFCRDLAAVGNLLSQVGFNHPLPMKYEALSC; from the exons ATGGCTGTTTCTCCATGTTTGAGTGCTAATGATCAGAAGAAACACTGGTGGGTTAGCAATAGAAAG CTTGTAGAAAAGTATGTTAAGGATGCAAGGTGCCTTATGGCGACGCAAGAACAAAGCGAGATGGCTTCCGCTCTTAATCTTCTAGATGCGGCATTGGCTCTGTCGCCCCGTTTCGAGATAGCTCTGGAACTGAAAGCCAGATGTTTGCTGTATCTGAGACGTTTCAAGGACGTTGCTGACATGCTTCAAGACTACATTCCAAGTATCAAGATCTCCAGCGACGACTCCGCCTCCCTTTCCTCTGATAACTCCTCCCAACCCCTCTCCAGGGAGCGTGTCAACCTTCTCCGTCCTCCTAACTCCCAAGATCCTTCTTTCAAGTGTTTCTCTGTCTCCGACTTGAAGAAGAAAGTTATGGCTGGGATGAGTAAAAACTGCGACAAAGAAGGGCAATGGAG GTACTTGGTTCTAGGCCAAGCGTGCTGTCAGTTAGGCCTAATGGAGGACGCTATGGTTCTCCTCCAAACCGGGAAGCGTCTAGCATCCGCCGCATTCCGCCGTGAAAGCATCTGCAGGTCCGATGATAGTTTCTCCCTCCCTACCACTATCACTACATCAGATATCTCCTCTGCCGCCACAACGCCTCCCTCTACGCCTCCACGGAATCCCACATCTCTCTCTGAATTCCAAAACATTTCCCACCACCTATCTCATATCAAATTCCTCCTCCGCCGTCGAACTGCTGCCATTGCCGCTTTAGATGCTGGCCTCTACTCCGAAGCCATACGCCATTTCTCCAAGATCGTGGACGGCCGCCGTCTCGCCCCTCAGGGCTTCCTCGCAGAGTGTTATATGCATCGAGCCTCTGCTTACAAGGCATCGGGTCGGATAGCTGAGTCAATTTCCGACTGCAACAAAACGCTTGCTCTTGACCCAACTTGCATCCAAGCGCTCGACACCAGGGCCTCACTTTTGGAAACAATACGCTGTTTACCTGATTGTTTGCACGACCTTGAACACTTGAAACTACTTTTCAATTCCATCTTGCGGGATAGGAAGCTTCCAGGGCCTGTCTGGAAGCGTCACAACGTTAGGTACAGGGAGATTCCAGGGAAGCTTTGCGCATTGACCACTAAAATTCAGCAGTTGAAGCAAAGGGTTGCATCTGGGGAGACTGCAAATGTCGATTACTATGCATTGATCGGTTTACGTCGTGGGTGTTCAAGGTCTGAGCTTGAGAGGGCTCATTTGCTGCTTTGTTTGAGGCACAAGCCGGATAAAGCTACCAACTTTATCGATAGTTGCGAGTTCGCTGATGAGCGTGATGTTGACTCGGTCAAAGACAGAGCCAAGATGTCGGCTCTGCTTCTTTACAGATTGCTTCAAAAAGGTTATTCCAGCGTCATGTCTACAATTATGGATGAAGAAGCAGCTGAGAAGCGAAGGAAGAAAGCTACAGTTCAAGTGCCACAGACCCAAAATTCTAGCTCTAATTTGGATCCTGAATCTACTCTCGCTTATTCAGTAAATTCATCAAATGCCTCGGATTGCGATGGGAGGGTTAATCCCAGTGAAAACGAAACAACAACATCCAGTACAAACGCGTTTCAAGGTGTATTTTGCAGGGATCTTGCAGCAGTTGGGAATTTGCTATCACAAGTTGGGTTTAATCATCCACTTCCAATGAAATATGAGGCTCTGAGTTGCTGA
- the LOC107900166 gene encoding uncharacterized protein has translation MPLCCRFVPSSTFFFSTSETKKADDIPTVTVAIAGSIVDNAQSLELATRSQGGIHHLESGFEKSNAEKSLVSEEGIQAGRKRRVDSSPSRGTKKRRQTKDASVIQEEDCAHSVNSTEPNSLPDQPVSLSYDQSQGGADETNALVVDKITEILEETFEKKVVVDSSNLGNTDHLQDIVAESMQGIPQSGGMCSLASASGENGGSGDPVIVQEAHLGKVSEVTKPYQPMKDVSEGGTKLEDNVVPKLDENEKIGMRTRSKQKL, from the exons ATGCCTCTTTGCTGCCGATTTGTTCCCTcc TCGACCTTCTTCTTCTCAACCAGTGAAACCAAAAAAGCCGACGATATCCCCACTGTCACCGTAGCCATCGCTGGTTCTATCGTCGACAACGCTCAGTCTCTCGAGCTCGCCACTCGA AGTCAAGGAGGAATTCATCATTTGGAATCTGGATTTGAAAAAAGCAATGCGGAAAAGTCTTTAGTATCTGAAGAAGGGATTCAAGCTGGAAGGAAAAGAAGAGTTGACAGCTCACCTTCACGTGGTACTAAAAAAAGGAGGCAAACAAAAGATGCTTCTGTAATTCAAGAAGAGGATTGTGCTCACAG TGTAAATTCAACTGAACCAAATTCGCTTCCAGATCAGCCTGTATCATTGTCATATGATCAGAGTCAAGGAGGAGCTGATGAGACTAATGCACTGGTTGTTGATAAAATAACAGAGATTTTGGAAGAGACTTTTGAAAAAAAGGTTGTAGTTGATTCTTCCAATCTAGGAAATACTGATCATTTGCAGGATATTGTAGCAGAATCAATGCAGGGTATTCCTCAAAGTGGAGGAATGTGCAGTCTTGCAAGTGCTTCAGGAGAGAATGGTGGATCTGGGGATCCAGTAATTGTTCAAGAAGCACATTTGGGGAAGGTTTCTGAAGTTACCAAGCCCTATCAG CCAATGAAAGACGTGTCAGAAGGAGGCACAAAGCTTGAAGACAACGTAGTTCCCAAACTAGATGAGAATGAGAAAATTGGAATGAGGACGAGGTCAAAGCAGAAGTTGTAG